One Osmerus eperlanus chromosome 16, fOsmEpe2.1, whole genome shotgun sequence DNA segment encodes these proteins:
- the apol1 gene encoding apolipoprotein L1 isoform X1 — MERKSLYNSLDLECDGRSRKGGMFSSVFKRSSKSTELSSTSLQDNSSVHSNDSLSNNNNKEKGGMLKGLFKKTSEPSRDETHTQPTLTVEGDEMSVDSDLSASSDSLSGNNTNEKRGVFGGMFKKSPKPLGRRFHSQDDMDSLPAQGDVLGSSDSLTENTSKGGVMPKIRWNPFSSSSNDQENNPLTSEKQSRTKQDYLSVQNDLSASSVSLSETTSKDELPVGSDLSPSSGSLSETTSKGGVMGKIFRNPFSSTTRDEDRAALTTDSSQRPTSTEKLSKTKQESDSEKMDDCEQQSSSKQNKLVGAMTKLNLFHYAAPKQDNETRTDSEEPPASSEKPSSHKQNVVVGAMSKLNPFRSAPKKDAEVAELPRHHDKQLEGKEKNTKTVESRNLIQQGQKERSTEPEIPPRPTEEQLKGTATRDKLRRREAEDSQASRNMIPRERAGMMTESPEVPPRPTEEELNRSVKGGWQKHKKANQDQSDDEVLKEGQSVSTREQNEEEKDREEEEVNPSESKKVKQKKPKRHNPFMPRGAAKAKTMQKNTEGQQGATGSNSAENVDGTKSLFDKLEEFRVDRNENESDQDVENLMEWWNTVEQWEDMAQEEDLTEKEEAKAFALTAEKVQKGIRVFNKLFSERAESLWQHVIDLNSIADGLDLFNKKTKIAQITGGSTSAIGGVATIAGLALAPFTMGTSLIVTAVGLGVATAGGLTSAGAGISNQVNNSLDRKKVEHIVGDYQEKMADINKCMKFIKQGIENLRKFDVLKIKNHGYNRDFPSLNNIYEDGAMAGKAILINANEIMRVVQIANVAGSTAARAVQIASMATGVLTGLFVGMDIYFVAKDSKELKKGAKSEFAAKIREVALQLHEGLVELNGIRDELQSANTPDNDKEGADSLATEKAKTFDYSDDNDDELCKKKNEMADEGNPSYNSKT, encoded by the exons ATG GAGCGGAAGTCGCTTTATAATAGTTTGGATTTGGAGTGTGATGGAAGGTCAAG GAAGGGAGGAATGTTCAGCAGTGTGTTTAAAAGATCCTCAAAATCTACAGAACTCTCATCAACATCTCTTCAG GATAACTCATCAGTTCACAGCAATGACAGTCTgtctaacaacaacaacaaa GAGAAAGGAGGCATGCTTAAAGGGCTATTTAAGAAGACTTCAGAGCCATCTCGAGATGAGACACATACTCAG CCAACACTTACAGTGGAGGGTGATGAAATGTCAGTAGACAGTGATCTCTCAGCCAGCAGTGACAGTCTTTCTGGAAACAACACAAAT GAGAAGCGAGGGGTGTTCGGTGGAATGTTTAAAAAGTCCCCTAAGCCTTTGGGTAGAAGATTTCACTCACAA GACGATATGGACAGCCTGCCTGCTCAAGGCGACGTCTTAGGCAGCAGTGACAGTCTCACAGAGAACACCTCAAAG GGTGGAGTTATGCCCAAAATCCGTTGGAATCCTTTCAGCTCATCATCCAAC GACCAGGAGAACAATCCACTGACCAGCGAAAAGCAATCAAGGACTAAACAG GATTACTTGTCTGTACAAAATGATCTCTCAGCCAGCAGTGTCAGTCTTTCCGAAACTACCTCAAAG gatGAATTGCCAGTAGGCAGTGatctctctcccagcagtgGCAGTCTCTCAGAGACGACCTCTAAG GGTGGAGTGATGGGGAAGATTTTTCGGAATCCGTTCAGTTCTACCACTAGG GATGAGGACAGAGCTGCTCTCACAACAGACTCCAGTCAGAGGCCCACTTCTACAGAGAAGCTTTCTAAAACCAAGCAG GAGAGTGACTCAGAGAAGATGGATGACTGTGAACAACAGTCAAGTTCTAAacag AACAAGCTGGTTGGAGCCATGACAAAGCTGAATCTGTTTCACTATGCTGCTCCCAAA CAAGACAATGAAACTAGAACAGACAGTGAAGAACCACCTGCCAGCTCTGAGAAACCATCAAGCCATAAACAG AATGTTGTGGTTGGAGCCATGTCCAAACTGAATCCATTCCGCTCTGCGCCTAAA AAGGACGCTGAGGTAGCTGAGCTACCCAGACACCACGACAAGCagctggaggggaaggagaaaaatacaaaaacg GTCGAAAGCAGAAATCTGATCCAGCAAgggcagaaggagaggagcacAGAGCCTGAGATTCCCCCCCGACCCACGGAGGAG CAGCTGAAGGGTACTGCCACCCGGGACaaactgaggaggagagaggcagaggacagTCAG GCTAGCAGGAATATgatccccagagagagagcagggatgatGACTGAGAGTCCTGAAGTTCCTCCTAGACCCACTGAAGAG GAGCTTAACAGATCTGTAAAAGGTGGTTGGCAAAAGCATAAGAAGGCCAATCAG GACCAATCTGATGATGAAGTCCTTAAAGAGGGACAATCTGTTTCCACCAGAGAACAgaatgaggaagagaaggatagagaagaagaggaggttaACCCGTCTGAGAGCAAAAAG GTGAAACAGAAAAAACCCAAGAGGCATAATCCATTCATGCCACGTGGCGCGGCTAAG GCTAAAACCATGCAGAAGAatacagagggacagcagggagCAACAGGCAGCAACTCTGCAGAG AATGTAGATGGCACGAAATCCTTATTTGACAAACTGGAGGAGTTCCGTGTAGACCGAAATGAAAATGAGTCAGATCAAGATGTGGAAAACCTTATGGAGTGGTGGAACACAGTGGAGC AATGGGAGGACATGGCTCAAGAAGAGGACTTGACTGAAAAAGAAGAGGCCAA GGCGTTTGCATTGACTGCAGAAAAGGTGCAGAAAGGCATCCGGGTCTTCAACAAGCTTTTCTCAGAGCGGGCTGAGAGCCTGTGGCAGCACGTCATTGACCTGAACAGCATCGCTGACGGCCTGGACCTCTTCAACAAGAAGACCAAGATCGCCCAGATCACTGGCGGCTCCACCAGCGCCATCGGGGGGGTGGCCACCATTGCAGGCCTCGCGCTGGCCCCTTTCACCATGGGAACCTCCTTGATTGTAACGGCTGTGGGTCTAGGTGTTGCTACGGCAGGTGGGCTCACCTCCGCCGGTGCCGGCATTTCCAACCAAGTCAACAACTCCTTGGACCGCAAGAAAGTGGAGCACATCGTAGGAGACTACCAGGAAAAGATGGCCGACATCAACAAGTGCATGAAGTTCATCAAGCAGGGGATTGAGAACTTGCGCAAGTTTGACGTGCTCAAGATTAAAAACCATGGATATAACCGAGACTTCCCGAGCCTCAACAACATCTATGAGGACGGGGCCATGGCAGGCAAGGCCATCCTCATCAATGCTAATGAGATTATGCGGGTGGTGCAGATTGCCAATGTGGCGGGTAGTACGGCAGCCAGAGCTGTCCAGATTGCCAGCATGGCCACAGGGGTGCTGACTGGTCTGTTTGTGGGCATGGACATCTATTTTGTGGCAAAGGACTCCAAAGAGCTGAAGAAGGGCGCCAAGTCTGAATTTGCAGCTAAGATTAGGGAGGTAGCTCTCCAGCTTCATGAAGGATTGGTGGAACTCAATGGCATTCGTGATGAGCTCCAGTCAGCCAACACGCCCGACAATGACAAAGAAGGTGCTGACTCACTTGCTACTGAGAAAGCTAAAACTTTTGACTACTCTGATGACAATGATGATGAGTTAtgtaagaaaaaaaatgaaatggcCGATGAAGGCAATCCCTCATATAACAGCAAAACCTAA
- the apol1 gene encoding apolipoprotein L1 isoform X3 — MERKSLYNSLDLECDGRSRKGGMFSSVFKRSSKSTELSSTSLQDNSSVHSNDSLSNNNNKEKGGMLKGLFKKTSEPSRDETHTQPTLTVEGDEMSVDSDLSASSDSLSGNNTNEKRGVFGGMFKKSPKPLGRRFHSQDDMDSLPAQGDVLGSSDSLTENTSKGGVMPKIRWNPFSSSSNDQENNPLTSEKQSRTKQDYLSVQNDLSASSVSLSETTSKDELPVGSDLSPSSGSLSETTSKGGVMGKIFRNPFSSTTRDEDRAALTTDSSQRPTSTEKLSKTKQESDSEKMDDCEQQSSSKQNKLVGAMTKLNLFHYAAPKQDNETRTDSEEPPASSEKPSSHKQKDAEVAELPRHHDKQLEGKEKNTKTVESRNLIQQGQKERSTEPEIPPRPTEEQLKGTATRDKLRRREAEDSQASRNMIPRERAGMMTESPEVPPRPTEEELNRSVKGGWQKHKKANQDQSDDEVLKEGQSVSTREQNEEEKDREEEEVNPSESKKVKQKKPKRHNPFMPRGAAKAKTMQKNTEGQQGATGSNSAENVDGTKSLFDKLEEFRVDRNENESDQDVENLMEWWNTVEQWEDMAQEEDLTEKEEAKAFALTAEKVQKGIRVFNKLFSERAESLWQHVIDLNSIADGLDLFNKKTKIAQITGGSTSAIGGVATIAGLALAPFTMGTSLIVTAVGLGVATAGGLTSAGAGISNQVNNSLDRKKVEHIVGDYQEKMADINKCMKFIKQGIENLRKFDVLKIKNHGYNRDFPSLNNIYEDGAMAGKAILINANEIMRVVQIANVAGSTAARAVQIASMATGVLTGLFVGMDIYFVAKDSKELKKGAKSEFAAKIREVALQLHEGLVELNGIRDELQSANTPDNDKEGADSLATEKAKTFDYSDDNDDELCKKKNEMADEGNPSYNSKT; from the exons ATG GAGCGGAAGTCGCTTTATAATAGTTTGGATTTGGAGTGTGATGGAAGGTCAAG GAAGGGAGGAATGTTCAGCAGTGTGTTTAAAAGATCCTCAAAATCTACAGAACTCTCATCAACATCTCTTCAG GATAACTCATCAGTTCACAGCAATGACAGTCTgtctaacaacaacaacaaa GAGAAAGGAGGCATGCTTAAAGGGCTATTTAAGAAGACTTCAGAGCCATCTCGAGATGAGACACATACTCAG CCAACACTTACAGTGGAGGGTGATGAAATGTCAGTAGACAGTGATCTCTCAGCCAGCAGTGACAGTCTTTCTGGAAACAACACAAAT GAGAAGCGAGGGGTGTTCGGTGGAATGTTTAAAAAGTCCCCTAAGCCTTTGGGTAGAAGATTTCACTCACAA GACGATATGGACAGCCTGCCTGCTCAAGGCGACGTCTTAGGCAGCAGTGACAGTCTCACAGAGAACACCTCAAAG GGTGGAGTTATGCCCAAAATCCGTTGGAATCCTTTCAGCTCATCATCCAAC GACCAGGAGAACAATCCACTGACCAGCGAAAAGCAATCAAGGACTAAACAG GATTACTTGTCTGTACAAAATGATCTCTCAGCCAGCAGTGTCAGTCTTTCCGAAACTACCTCAAAG gatGAATTGCCAGTAGGCAGTGatctctctcccagcagtgGCAGTCTCTCAGAGACGACCTCTAAG GGTGGAGTGATGGGGAAGATTTTTCGGAATCCGTTCAGTTCTACCACTAGG GATGAGGACAGAGCTGCTCTCACAACAGACTCCAGTCAGAGGCCCACTTCTACAGAGAAGCTTTCTAAAACCAAGCAG GAGAGTGACTCAGAGAAGATGGATGACTGTGAACAACAGTCAAGTTCTAAacag AACAAGCTGGTTGGAGCCATGACAAAGCTGAATCTGTTTCACTATGCTGCTCCCAAA CAAGACAATGAAACTAGAACAGACAGTGAAGAACCACCTGCCAGCTCTGAGAAACCATCAAGCCATAAACAG AAGGACGCTGAGGTAGCTGAGCTACCCAGACACCACGACAAGCagctggaggggaaggagaaaaatacaaaaacg GTCGAAAGCAGAAATCTGATCCAGCAAgggcagaaggagaggagcacAGAGCCTGAGATTCCCCCCCGACCCACGGAGGAG CAGCTGAAGGGTACTGCCACCCGGGACaaactgaggaggagagaggcagaggacagTCAG GCTAGCAGGAATATgatccccagagagagagcagggatgatGACTGAGAGTCCTGAAGTTCCTCCTAGACCCACTGAAGAG GAGCTTAACAGATCTGTAAAAGGTGGTTGGCAAAAGCATAAGAAGGCCAATCAG GACCAATCTGATGATGAAGTCCTTAAAGAGGGACAATCTGTTTCCACCAGAGAACAgaatgaggaagagaaggatagagaagaagaggaggttaACCCGTCTGAGAGCAAAAAG GTGAAACAGAAAAAACCCAAGAGGCATAATCCATTCATGCCACGTGGCGCGGCTAAG GCTAAAACCATGCAGAAGAatacagagggacagcagggagCAACAGGCAGCAACTCTGCAGAG AATGTAGATGGCACGAAATCCTTATTTGACAAACTGGAGGAGTTCCGTGTAGACCGAAATGAAAATGAGTCAGATCAAGATGTGGAAAACCTTATGGAGTGGTGGAACACAGTGGAGC AATGGGAGGACATGGCTCAAGAAGAGGACTTGACTGAAAAAGAAGAGGCCAA GGCGTTTGCATTGACTGCAGAAAAGGTGCAGAAAGGCATCCGGGTCTTCAACAAGCTTTTCTCAGAGCGGGCTGAGAGCCTGTGGCAGCACGTCATTGACCTGAACAGCATCGCTGACGGCCTGGACCTCTTCAACAAGAAGACCAAGATCGCCCAGATCACTGGCGGCTCCACCAGCGCCATCGGGGGGGTGGCCACCATTGCAGGCCTCGCGCTGGCCCCTTTCACCATGGGAACCTCCTTGATTGTAACGGCTGTGGGTCTAGGTGTTGCTACGGCAGGTGGGCTCACCTCCGCCGGTGCCGGCATTTCCAACCAAGTCAACAACTCCTTGGACCGCAAGAAAGTGGAGCACATCGTAGGAGACTACCAGGAAAAGATGGCCGACATCAACAAGTGCATGAAGTTCATCAAGCAGGGGATTGAGAACTTGCGCAAGTTTGACGTGCTCAAGATTAAAAACCATGGATATAACCGAGACTTCCCGAGCCTCAACAACATCTATGAGGACGGGGCCATGGCAGGCAAGGCCATCCTCATCAATGCTAATGAGATTATGCGGGTGGTGCAGATTGCCAATGTGGCGGGTAGTACGGCAGCCAGAGCTGTCCAGATTGCCAGCATGGCCACAGGGGTGCTGACTGGTCTGTTTGTGGGCATGGACATCTATTTTGTGGCAAAGGACTCCAAAGAGCTGAAGAAGGGCGCCAAGTCTGAATTTGCAGCTAAGATTAGGGAGGTAGCTCTCCAGCTTCATGAAGGATTGGTGGAACTCAATGGCATTCGTGATGAGCTCCAGTCAGCCAACACGCCCGACAATGACAAAGAAGGTGCTGACTCACTTGCTACTGAGAAAGCTAAAACTTTTGACTACTCTGATGACAATGATGATGAGTTAtgtaagaaaaaaaatgaaatggcCGATGAAGGCAATCCCTCATATAACAGCAAAACCTAA
- the apol1 gene encoding apolipoprotein L1 isoform X2 produces the protein MERKSLYNSLDLECDGRSRKGGMFSSVFKRSSKSTELSSTSLQDNSSVHSNDSLSNNNNKKGGMLKGLFKKTSEPSRDETHTQPTLTVEGDEMSVDSDLSASSDSLSGNNTNEKRGVFGGMFKKSPKPLGRRFHSQDDMDSLPAQGDVLGSSDSLTENTSKGGVMPKIRWNPFSSSSNDQENNPLTSEKQSRTKQDYLSVQNDLSASSVSLSETTSKDELPVGSDLSPSSGSLSETTSKGGVMGKIFRNPFSSTTRDEDRAALTTDSSQRPTSTEKLSKTKQESDSEKMDDCEQQSSSKQNKLVGAMTKLNLFHYAAPKQDNETRTDSEEPPASSEKPSSHKQNVVVGAMSKLNPFRSAPKKDAEVAELPRHHDKQLEGKEKNTKTVESRNLIQQGQKERSTEPEIPPRPTEEQLKGTATRDKLRRREAEDSQASRNMIPRERAGMMTESPEVPPRPTEEELNRSVKGGWQKHKKANQDQSDDEVLKEGQSVSTREQNEEEKDREEEEVNPSESKKVKQKKPKRHNPFMPRGAAKAKTMQKNTEGQQGATGSNSAENVDGTKSLFDKLEEFRVDRNENESDQDVENLMEWWNTVEQWEDMAQEEDLTEKEEAKAFALTAEKVQKGIRVFNKLFSERAESLWQHVIDLNSIADGLDLFNKKTKIAQITGGSTSAIGGVATIAGLALAPFTMGTSLIVTAVGLGVATAGGLTSAGAGISNQVNNSLDRKKVEHIVGDYQEKMADINKCMKFIKQGIENLRKFDVLKIKNHGYNRDFPSLNNIYEDGAMAGKAILINANEIMRVVQIANVAGSTAARAVQIASMATGVLTGLFVGMDIYFVAKDSKELKKGAKSEFAAKIREVALQLHEGLVELNGIRDELQSANTPDNDKEGADSLATEKAKTFDYSDDNDDELCKKKNEMADEGNPSYNSKT, from the exons ATG GAGCGGAAGTCGCTTTATAATAGTTTGGATTTGGAGTGTGATGGAAGGTCAAG GAAGGGAGGAATGTTCAGCAGTGTGTTTAAAAGATCCTCAAAATCTACAGAACTCTCATCAACATCTCTTCAG GATAACTCATCAGTTCACAGCAATGACAGTCTgtctaacaacaacaacaaa AAAGGAGGCATGCTTAAAGGGCTATTTAAGAAGACTTCAGAGCCATCTCGAGATGAGACACATACTCAG CCAACACTTACAGTGGAGGGTGATGAAATGTCAGTAGACAGTGATCTCTCAGCCAGCAGTGACAGTCTTTCTGGAAACAACACAAAT GAGAAGCGAGGGGTGTTCGGTGGAATGTTTAAAAAGTCCCCTAAGCCTTTGGGTAGAAGATTTCACTCACAA GACGATATGGACAGCCTGCCTGCTCAAGGCGACGTCTTAGGCAGCAGTGACAGTCTCACAGAGAACACCTCAAAG GGTGGAGTTATGCCCAAAATCCGTTGGAATCCTTTCAGCTCATCATCCAAC GACCAGGAGAACAATCCACTGACCAGCGAAAAGCAATCAAGGACTAAACAG GATTACTTGTCTGTACAAAATGATCTCTCAGCCAGCAGTGTCAGTCTTTCCGAAACTACCTCAAAG gatGAATTGCCAGTAGGCAGTGatctctctcccagcagtgGCAGTCTCTCAGAGACGACCTCTAAG GGTGGAGTGATGGGGAAGATTTTTCGGAATCCGTTCAGTTCTACCACTAGG GATGAGGACAGAGCTGCTCTCACAACAGACTCCAGTCAGAGGCCCACTTCTACAGAGAAGCTTTCTAAAACCAAGCAG GAGAGTGACTCAGAGAAGATGGATGACTGTGAACAACAGTCAAGTTCTAAacag AACAAGCTGGTTGGAGCCATGACAAAGCTGAATCTGTTTCACTATGCTGCTCCCAAA CAAGACAATGAAACTAGAACAGACAGTGAAGAACCACCTGCCAGCTCTGAGAAACCATCAAGCCATAAACAG AATGTTGTGGTTGGAGCCATGTCCAAACTGAATCCATTCCGCTCTGCGCCTAAA AAGGACGCTGAGGTAGCTGAGCTACCCAGACACCACGACAAGCagctggaggggaaggagaaaaatacaaaaacg GTCGAAAGCAGAAATCTGATCCAGCAAgggcagaaggagaggagcacAGAGCCTGAGATTCCCCCCCGACCCACGGAGGAG CAGCTGAAGGGTACTGCCACCCGGGACaaactgaggaggagagaggcagaggacagTCAG GCTAGCAGGAATATgatccccagagagagagcagggatgatGACTGAGAGTCCTGAAGTTCCTCCTAGACCCACTGAAGAG GAGCTTAACAGATCTGTAAAAGGTGGTTGGCAAAAGCATAAGAAGGCCAATCAG GACCAATCTGATGATGAAGTCCTTAAAGAGGGACAATCTGTTTCCACCAGAGAACAgaatgaggaagagaaggatagagaagaagaggaggttaACCCGTCTGAGAGCAAAAAG GTGAAACAGAAAAAACCCAAGAGGCATAATCCATTCATGCCACGTGGCGCGGCTAAG GCTAAAACCATGCAGAAGAatacagagggacagcagggagCAACAGGCAGCAACTCTGCAGAG AATGTAGATGGCACGAAATCCTTATTTGACAAACTGGAGGAGTTCCGTGTAGACCGAAATGAAAATGAGTCAGATCAAGATGTGGAAAACCTTATGGAGTGGTGGAACACAGTGGAGC AATGGGAGGACATGGCTCAAGAAGAGGACTTGACTGAAAAAGAAGAGGCCAA GGCGTTTGCATTGACTGCAGAAAAGGTGCAGAAAGGCATCCGGGTCTTCAACAAGCTTTTCTCAGAGCGGGCTGAGAGCCTGTGGCAGCACGTCATTGACCTGAACAGCATCGCTGACGGCCTGGACCTCTTCAACAAGAAGACCAAGATCGCCCAGATCACTGGCGGCTCCACCAGCGCCATCGGGGGGGTGGCCACCATTGCAGGCCTCGCGCTGGCCCCTTTCACCATGGGAACCTCCTTGATTGTAACGGCTGTGGGTCTAGGTGTTGCTACGGCAGGTGGGCTCACCTCCGCCGGTGCCGGCATTTCCAACCAAGTCAACAACTCCTTGGACCGCAAGAAAGTGGAGCACATCGTAGGAGACTACCAGGAAAAGATGGCCGACATCAACAAGTGCATGAAGTTCATCAAGCAGGGGATTGAGAACTTGCGCAAGTTTGACGTGCTCAAGATTAAAAACCATGGATATAACCGAGACTTCCCGAGCCTCAACAACATCTATGAGGACGGGGCCATGGCAGGCAAGGCCATCCTCATCAATGCTAATGAGATTATGCGGGTGGTGCAGATTGCCAATGTGGCGGGTAGTACGGCAGCCAGAGCTGTCCAGATTGCCAGCATGGCCACAGGGGTGCTGACTGGTCTGTTTGTGGGCATGGACATCTATTTTGTGGCAAAGGACTCCAAAGAGCTGAAGAAGGGCGCCAAGTCTGAATTTGCAGCTAAGATTAGGGAGGTAGCTCTCCAGCTTCATGAAGGATTGGTGGAACTCAATGGCATTCGTGATGAGCTCCAGTCAGCCAACACGCCCGACAATGACAAAGAAGGTGCTGACTCACTTGCTACTGAGAAAGCTAAAACTTTTGACTACTCTGATGACAATGATGATGAGTTAtgtaagaaaaaaaatgaaatggcCGATGAAGGCAATCCCTCATATAACAGCAAAACCTAA
- the apol1 gene encoding apolipoprotein L1 isoform X4, with product MFSSVFKRSSKSTELSSTSLQDNSSVHSNDSLSNNNNKEKGGMLKGLFKKTSEPSRDETHTQPTLTVEGDEMSVDSDLSASSDSLSGNNTNEKRGVFGGMFKKSPKPLGRRFHSQDDMDSLPAQGDVLGSSDSLTENTSKGGVMPKIRWNPFSSSSNDQENNPLTSEKQSRTKQDYLSVQNDLSASSVSLSETTSKDELPVGSDLSPSSGSLSETTSKGGVMGKIFRNPFSSTTRDEDRAALTTDSSQRPTSTEKLSKTKQESDSEKMDDCEQQSSSKQNKLVGAMTKLNLFHYAAPKQDNETRTDSEEPPASSEKPSSHKQNVVVGAMSKLNPFRSAPKKDAEVAELPRHHDKQLEGKEKNTKTVESRNLIQQGQKERSTEPEIPPRPTEEQLKGTATRDKLRRREAEDSQASRNMIPRERAGMMTESPEVPPRPTEEELNRSVKGGWQKHKKANQDQSDDEVLKEGQSVSTREQNEEEKDREEEEVNPSESKKVKQKKPKRHNPFMPRGAAKAKTMQKNTEGQQGATGSNSAENVDGTKSLFDKLEEFRVDRNENESDQDVENLMEWWNTVEQWEDMAQEEDLTEKEEAKAFALTAEKVQKGIRVFNKLFSERAESLWQHVIDLNSIADGLDLFNKKTKIAQITGGSTSAIGGVATIAGLALAPFTMGTSLIVTAVGLGVATAGGLTSAGAGISNQVNNSLDRKKVEHIVGDYQEKMADINKCMKFIKQGIENLRKFDVLKIKNHGYNRDFPSLNNIYEDGAMAGKAILINANEIMRVVQIANVAGSTAARAVQIASMATGVLTGLFVGMDIYFVAKDSKELKKGAKSEFAAKIREVALQLHEGLVELNGIRDELQSANTPDNDKEGADSLATEKAKTFDYSDDNDDELCKKKNEMADEGNPSYNSKT from the exons ATGTTCAGCAGTGTGTTTAAAAGATCCTCAAAATCTACAGAACTCTCATCAACATCTCTTCAG GATAACTCATCAGTTCACAGCAATGACAGTCTgtctaacaacaacaacaaa GAGAAAGGAGGCATGCTTAAAGGGCTATTTAAGAAGACTTCAGAGCCATCTCGAGATGAGACACATACTCAG CCAACACTTACAGTGGAGGGTGATGAAATGTCAGTAGACAGTGATCTCTCAGCCAGCAGTGACAGTCTTTCTGGAAACAACACAAAT GAGAAGCGAGGGGTGTTCGGTGGAATGTTTAAAAAGTCCCCTAAGCCTTTGGGTAGAAGATTTCACTCACAA GACGATATGGACAGCCTGCCTGCTCAAGGCGACGTCTTAGGCAGCAGTGACAGTCTCACAGAGAACACCTCAAAG GGTGGAGTTATGCCCAAAATCCGTTGGAATCCTTTCAGCTCATCATCCAAC GACCAGGAGAACAATCCACTGACCAGCGAAAAGCAATCAAGGACTAAACAG GATTACTTGTCTGTACAAAATGATCTCTCAGCCAGCAGTGTCAGTCTTTCCGAAACTACCTCAAAG gatGAATTGCCAGTAGGCAGTGatctctctcccagcagtgGCAGTCTCTCAGAGACGACCTCTAAG GGTGGAGTGATGGGGAAGATTTTTCGGAATCCGTTCAGTTCTACCACTAGG GATGAGGACAGAGCTGCTCTCACAACAGACTCCAGTCAGAGGCCCACTTCTACAGAGAAGCTTTCTAAAACCAAGCAG GAGAGTGACTCAGAGAAGATGGATGACTGTGAACAACAGTCAAGTTCTAAacag AACAAGCTGGTTGGAGCCATGACAAAGCTGAATCTGTTTCACTATGCTGCTCCCAAA CAAGACAATGAAACTAGAACAGACAGTGAAGAACCACCTGCCAGCTCTGAGAAACCATCAAGCCATAAACAG AATGTTGTGGTTGGAGCCATGTCCAAACTGAATCCATTCCGCTCTGCGCCTAAA AAGGACGCTGAGGTAGCTGAGCTACCCAGACACCACGACAAGCagctggaggggaaggagaaaaatacaaaaacg GTCGAAAGCAGAAATCTGATCCAGCAAgggcagaaggagaggagcacAGAGCCTGAGATTCCCCCCCGACCCACGGAGGAG CAGCTGAAGGGTACTGCCACCCGGGACaaactgaggaggagagaggcagaggacagTCAG GCTAGCAGGAATATgatccccagagagagagcagggatgatGACTGAGAGTCCTGAAGTTCCTCCTAGACCCACTGAAGAG GAGCTTAACAGATCTGTAAAAGGTGGTTGGCAAAAGCATAAGAAGGCCAATCAG GACCAATCTGATGATGAAGTCCTTAAAGAGGGACAATCTGTTTCCACCAGAGAACAgaatgaggaagagaaggatagagaagaagaggaggttaACCCGTCTGAGAGCAAAAAG GTGAAACAGAAAAAACCCAAGAGGCATAATCCATTCATGCCACGTGGCGCGGCTAAG GCTAAAACCATGCAGAAGAatacagagggacagcagggagCAACAGGCAGCAACTCTGCAGAG AATGTAGATGGCACGAAATCCTTATTTGACAAACTGGAGGAGTTCCGTGTAGACCGAAATGAAAATGAGTCAGATCAAGATGTGGAAAACCTTATGGAGTGGTGGAACACAGTGGAGC AATGGGAGGACATGGCTCAAGAAGAGGACTTGACTGAAAAAGAAGAGGCCAA GGCGTTTGCATTGACTGCAGAAAAGGTGCAGAAAGGCATCCGGGTCTTCAACAAGCTTTTCTCAGAGCGGGCTGAGAGCCTGTGGCAGCACGTCATTGACCTGAACAGCATCGCTGACGGCCTGGACCTCTTCAACAAGAAGACCAAGATCGCCCAGATCACTGGCGGCTCCACCAGCGCCATCGGGGGGGTGGCCACCATTGCAGGCCTCGCGCTGGCCCCTTTCACCATGGGAACCTCCTTGATTGTAACGGCTGTGGGTCTAGGTGTTGCTACGGCAGGTGGGCTCACCTCCGCCGGTGCCGGCATTTCCAACCAAGTCAACAACTCCTTGGACCGCAAGAAAGTGGAGCACATCGTAGGAGACTACCAGGAAAAGATGGCCGACATCAACAAGTGCATGAAGTTCATCAAGCAGGGGATTGAGAACTTGCGCAAGTTTGACGTGCTCAAGATTAAAAACCATGGATATAACCGAGACTTCCCGAGCCTCAACAACATCTATGAGGACGGGGCCATGGCAGGCAAGGCCATCCTCATCAATGCTAATGAGATTATGCGGGTGGTGCAGATTGCCAATGTGGCGGGTAGTACGGCAGCCAGAGCTGTCCAGATTGCCAGCATGGCCACAGGGGTGCTGACTGGTCTGTTTGTGGGCATGGACATCTATTTTGTGGCAAAGGACTCCAAAGAGCTGAAGAAGGGCGCCAAGTCTGAATTTGCAGCTAAGATTAGGGAGGTAGCTCTCCAGCTTCATGAAGGATTGGTGGAACTCAATGGCATTCGTGATGAGCTCCAGTCAGCCAACACGCCCGACAATGACAAAGAAGGTGCTGACTCACTTGCTACTGAGAAAGCTAAAACTTTTGACTACTCTGATGACAATGATGATGAGTTAtgtaagaaaaaaaatgaaatggcCGATGAAGGCAATCCCTCATATAACAGCAAAACCTAA